One window of the Carboxydothermus pertinax genome contains the following:
- the rplQ gene encoding 50S ribosomal protein L17: MYHYKLGRRKDHREAMLRNLVTSLLKEGKITTTETRGKSAKAVAEKLITLAKSDTLHNRRQALAYLYEEDVVRKLFKEIGPKYADRPGGYTRLIKIGPRRGDGSMMVLVELI; this comes from the coding sequence ATGTACCATTATAAGCTCGGCAGAAGGAAAGACCACCGGGAAGCGATGTTAAGAAACCTGGTGACTTCCCTCTTAAAAGAAGGGAAGATTACAACTACCGAAACCCGGGGTAAATCGGCTAAAGCGGTAGCGGAAAAGCTGATAACTTTAGCGAAAAGCGATACTTTGCACAATCGCCGGCAGGCTTTGGCATACTTATATGAAGAAGATGTCGTCCGGAAACTTTTTAAAGAAATTGGTCCGAAATATGCCGACCGTCCTGGCGGCTATACCCGGTTAATTAAAATTGGTCCCCGGCGGGGCGACGGTTCAATGATGGTGTTGGTGGAGCTTATTTAA
- a CDS encoding energy-coupling factor transporter ATPase: MEPIIVTSDLSYSYFAEKERYALQNVSLSFLQGEMVALVGPNGSGKTTFFKILAGLLKPTAGIVTVFGKNPKELKEEGLLGTKIGLVFQNPDNQIVAAVVEEDVAFGPENLNLSTTEIKRRVEEALRLTGLWEFRKRASYALSGGQKQRLAIAGALALKPQILLLDEPTSMLDPEGRQEVLELLIKLNREENLTIIFITHYMDEALRAKRLVAFKGGGVAFDGQPQEFFAKKSLVESLGLDSPPLFKLVERLKAEGLTLSDAATTPEKLVEELCQLI, encoded by the coding sequence ATGGAACCAATTATTGTAACTAGCGATCTAAGTTATTCTTATTTCGCCGAAAAGGAGAGGTATGCGTTGCAAAACGTATCCCTCTCCTTTTTGCAAGGAGAAATGGTAGCGTTAGTCGGCCCCAACGGCTCGGGGAAAACTACCTTTTTTAAAATCTTAGCTGGGCTTTTAAAACCTACCGCGGGGATTGTTACGGTTTTCGGGAAAAATCCGAAAGAACTAAAAGAAGAAGGCCTTTTGGGAACTAAAATTGGCCTTGTTTTTCAAAATCCAGATAACCAGATAGTGGCAGCAGTAGTGGAAGAAGATGTTGCCTTTGGCCCGGAAAACTTGAATCTCTCGACTACGGAAATCAAAAGACGGGTGGAAGAGGCTCTTCGACTCACAGGCCTATGGGAGTTTAGAAAAAGAGCGTCTTACGCATTATCCGGAGGCCAAAAGCAAAGACTGGCCATTGCTGGGGCTTTGGCCCTTAAGCCTCAAATTTTACTTTTAGATGAACCGACTTCAATGCTTGATCCCGAGGGACGGCAGGAAGTTTTGGAGCTTTTAATTAAGCTTAATCGGGAAGAAAACCTTACAATAATTTTTATAACCCATTACATGGATGAAGCTTTACGGGCAAAAAGGCTAGTTGCCTTTAAAGGGGGAGGCGTGGCTTTTGATGGACAACCGCAGGAATTTTTTGCTAAAAAATCATTGGTGGAAAGTTTAGGGTTGGATTCGCCGCCCCTATTTAAACTAGTGGAACGCCTAAAAGCTGAAGGTCTTACACTTTCTGATGCGGCGACTACGCCGGAAAAGCTGGTGGAGGAATTATGCCAATTGATCTAA
- a CDS encoding ATP-binding cassette domain-containing protein, producing the protein MPIDLKNVSFIYNPGTPLEVYALNQIKVTLEEGLITGVIGPTGSGKSTLLMLLNGLLKPNRGEVTVDGISTTQKQELKAIRKKVQLIFQYPEYQLFAETVFEEIAFGPKNFGIEITEQKALELLEQVGLDKGCLYRSPFELSGGEKRRLAIASVLGISPKYLILDEPAAALDPLGKETIYRLLLSLKNQGVTVVIVSHNMDEVALLCDRILVLDRGNVVAYGEKTEVFLSLLERNVPGLNLPVYTQVLKHMQNRGIRVNPKFILEDTVQEILRVVRGNA; encoded by the coding sequence ATGCCAATTGATCTAAAAAATGTATCATTTATTTATAATCCGGGGACTCCCCTGGAGGTTTATGCTCTAAATCAAATAAAGGTAACCCTGGAGGAAGGTCTCATCACCGGGGTAATAGGGCCGACCGGGTCAGGAAAATCCACTCTTTTAATGCTTTTAAACGGTTTATTAAAACCAAACCGCGGGGAAGTGACAGTGGATGGCATATCAACTACCCAAAAGCAAGAACTAAAAGCCATCCGCAAAAAAGTTCAGTTAATCTTTCAGTACCCGGAGTACCAGCTTTTTGCCGAGACCGTTTTTGAAGAAATAGCTTTTGGACCGAAAAACTTTGGAATAGAAATTACCGAACAAAAGGCTTTAGAACTTTTAGAACAGGTAGGACTAGATAAAGGTTGTCTGTACCGATCACCTTTTGAATTAAGTGGCGGGGAAAAGCGGCGCCTGGCTATAGCATCGGTTCTAGGCATCTCTCCCAAATACCTTATTTTAGATGAGCCGGCGGCGGCTTTGGATCCTTTAGGAAAGGAAACTATTTACCGCTTATTGCTATCTTTAAAAAATCAAGGGGTAACGGTAGTTATAGTATCCCATAACATGGACGAAGTAGCTCTTCTATGTGACCGGATCCTGGTATTAGACCGCGGTAATGTAGTTGCTTATGGAGAAAAAACTGAAGTTTTTTTAAGTCTTCTAGAAAGGAATGTACCGGGCTTAAATCTGCCGGTTTATACCCAGGTACTAAAGCATATGCAAAACCGCGGAATTAGGGTTAATCCTAAATTTATTTTAGAGGATACCGTGCAGGAAATATTAAGGGTGGTGCGGGGCAATGCTTAA
- a CDS encoding energy-coupling factor transporter transmembrane component T family protein: MLNINTIGQYIPGNSLIHHLDPRTKFLSLLVAVILVFLLDKLIPLGILVAVIIALTFVAGIKPKMFWQALRPIVFILIFALILQLFFTPGEKVAAIGPLAITREGLINSGVVFLRLIAMLLSAYLLTATTSPSELTYGLEKLLKPFGKIGVPYGEIALMLTIALRFIPTLTAEAERLIKVQESRGVDFNARGLANKARIMLPLIVPLFINAFKRADELAVAMEARGYRIGAPRGKLKPLRYSRIDYFILLTDILLAAILLILKRWGGLPA, encoded by the coding sequence ATGCTTAACATTAATACCATAGGCCAGTACATTCCAGGAAACAGCCTTATCCACCATTTAGACCCGCGTACCAAGTTTTTGAGTTTATTAGTTGCGGTTATCCTGGTTTTTTTATTGGACAAATTAATTCCCCTTGGGATTTTGGTAGCGGTAATCATCGCCCTGACCTTTGTTGCTGGGATTAAACCGAAAATGTTTTGGCAGGCCCTAAGACCGATAGTTTTTATCCTGATCTTTGCGTTAATCTTACAGCTTTTCTTTACTCCCGGGGAAAAAGTTGCGGCAATTGGACCCCTTGCGATTACCCGGGAAGGATTAATTAATAGTGGTGTGGTATTTTTACGGTTAATTGCTATGCTTTTATCTGCGTATCTCCTTACAGCTACTACTTCCCCCAGTGAACTTACTTACGGCTTAGAAAAGCTTTTAAAACCTTTTGGGAAAATTGGTGTTCCTTACGGGGAGATTGCTTTAATGCTAACCATTGCCCTGAGGTTTATTCCTACTTTAACCGCTGAGGCTGAGCGGTTAATAAAAGTCCAGGAATCCCGAGGGGTGGATTTTAATGCCCGGGGACTTGCTAATAAAGCTAGGATAATGTTACCGTTAATAGTGCCCTTATTTATTAATGCCTTTAAAAGAGCAGATGAACTGGCAGTGGCAATGGAAGCCCGGGGATATCGGATCGGTGCTCCCCGGGGAAAATTAAAGCCCTTAAGATATTCAAGGATTGACTATTTTATACTGCTTACAGATATTCTGTTGGCGGCAATACTTTTAATTTTAAAGCGTTGGGGTGGTCTTCCTGCCTAA
- the truA gene encoding tRNA pseudouridine(38-40) synthase TruA — translation MLILAYDGTSLAGFQKQKNTHRTIQGILEEKLHKIVKEPVKVVGAGRTDAGVHALGQVVNFSAKWRAPVEKIPEILNNTLPPEIRVISAQIVPENFHARFSAQKKQYNYYLYFGPPSPFYERYAWALPQRLNREKVKKALEYLSGTHDFSGFGAVGSSAKNPVKTMYQATYQEDGVLGWFTFVANSFLYKMARRITGTLVEIGLEKGEPERIKEILVTKNRNLTGKTAPARGLFLMKVFY, via the coding sequence ATGCTTATCCTGGCTTATGATGGAACTTCATTGGCCGGGTTTCAAAAGCAAAAAAATACCCACCGGACAATTCAAGGTATTTTAGAAGAAAAACTTCATAAAATTGTAAAAGAGCCGGTAAAAGTTGTGGGAGCGGGACGAACGGATGCAGGGGTTCATGCCCTGGGGCAGGTGGTAAATTTTTCGGCCAAGTGGCGGGCACCAGTTGAGAAAATACCAGAAATCTTAAATAACACTCTACCACCGGAAATCCGGGTTATTTCCGCGCAAATTGTACCAGAAAATTTTCATGCCCGGTTTTCAGCCCAGAAAAAGCAGTATAATTATTACCTATATTTTGGCCCTCCATCACCTTTTTATGAACGTTATGCCTGGGCTTTACCCCAAAGGCTTAATCGGGAAAAGGTTAAAAAGGCTTTGGAGTACTTAAGTGGAACCCATGATTTTAGTGGCTTTGGGGCAGTTGGGAGCAGCGCTAAAAACCCAGTTAAAACTATGTATCAAGCGACTTACCAAGAAGATGGGGTGCTGGGCTGGTTTACCTTTGTAGCCAATTCATTTTTATACAAAATGGCCCGGAGAATAACCGGAACATTAGTAGAAATAGGCCTTGAAAAGGGAGAACCCGAGAGAATTAAAGAAATATTGGTAACTAAAAATCGCAATCTTACCGGTAAGACCGCTCCGGCTCGGGGACTTTTTTTAATGAAAGTTTTTTATTGA